TCAATACACCGCTTACTTTTTCATTGTCTACTTTATATTGCTTACTATATGCCTCTAATAAATTTATATCTTTTAAAACTGGCACTACTTCTTGCCTCCTTTACCATATAATATCCATACCTTGTGTCTTTTAGATTAACCCACTGAAAACTGTTACATAACTAAACATTACACTTTTTTCTTGTGTTCCAATTTTCTTGATAGACTTAAACCCGCTTACAAGTTCTACATCCATATTAATTCTCTTTTTTAAAATATCACTGATATCAATATGTTGACATACCTCTCCTGTTAGATATACTTTTTTAATATTCGTTATCGGTTCTTCTCTCGTTCGTACAAAGTCATAAAACTTGATTATACTTTCAGAAATAAGATCCTCAATATAGCTAAATTCATAATCATAAGATTGTTCTGAATTTTCCTTAAACATCTCTTCGAGCTGAACAAGCGGAAAAAGTTTTGTGGCACAGAGCTCGTTATTTGCAACAACTGATGTAGAAACCCCGTTTCGGGTGATATTTGCTATTAAATATGAATTATCATCTGTTTGTTTATTCAGCTTTCTTTCAATTTTGAATAATTTGACAATAGAATTTGGTTCAATATCAATCTTAGATATTTTTATTCCTGAATTTCTAAAAGCATTTATTACTCCTTCGATTAAGAATCTATGTACACCAACAATTAGTACCTTTTGCTTTTTAATTTTTCCTTCATCAAATATTCTTAATTGCTTATAATCAAGTACATAATTATCTATGTTAATTGGGAAATATTGTCTTGCCTCATGGCATATCATATTGTAGACTTTGTCATCGGTAACATAAGGCATCTCCAGTTCTCTTATCAAAATGTTAGAAATCCCTGAAAATATTACATTCACATTTTTCTTACCAACCTTATTTTGATTGAAAAAGCTTCTAAGCTCTATCTGCAAAAGTACATCATCAACTTTAATATCTTCTCTAATTATATTATCGTCAAGATTTTTTTCAAAAAATCTATCAATTTCAATTACCTCATTGTGATATTTCCCCTCAACCACTCTAATGTAGTTTTTTCCAATCTCAACAACAACTTTTTCGCTCACTATAAATCACCTCTACGATTCATATAAAATACATTATAAGCATTTTTCTGACTAAAAATTCCTAAAAACATGTTCAACTTTGTACACTCTGGTTATTCGGTTAGCTCCACGTTTATTTATTACAACCTCATATTCTATTACTATCTTCAAATCTGAAACATAGACACAATCAAATCTTTCTACAAGACCATTTAAGAAGATAAACGCTGCAGGTGACGGAACCGAAGAACCACTTGAGGATGTCAAATAAATCTTTTCAATGCTAATGCTCCTTGAATTTGAATCATATATAAGCTTAATTCTAAAATCAGGTCGTGCAGTTAGTGCTGGCAAATCATTTTGATAAACATCCATTATTACTTGTTTAGTTGTACCAACAACCATATACTTAATAGTAGACTGGTCAGACATTGACAGCCATTGTTTTACCTGATCATTCAATCTTTTCGCTTCACCTTCAATCCTTGCTATATTAATGTTCTCCTGTGCAACTTTAAAGTTCTGAATAAAAAAGGAATAAATTGCACCGAGTATGATTGCTACAATTACAACAGCTATTATTAACTCAACTAGGGTTAAACCCTTTAATTTTGTAATGCTTTTTATTTCTAAATTAAATCTCATTTAACTTCAACACTCCCCGGAGGCAACGCTTTAATAATAACTCTTTTCTGATAACCACTTGTTGCCCCTCTTATTTGTACCACTAATTCTTTATTTGCATTTTGATAATGACTTTCGTTTGCTCGTAAACCTGGTGAACCTGAGAATCGCCATAATGTTCCATTTTTGTCATAATACAAATATGTAGCAACTGCTCCTGCGCCTGTAACAATTATATCAGAATTTAACTCAACAGCTTTGCTTTTTAATTCCTTTAAAACTGTTTCTGTTCCCCCCACATATTTTATCAGTTGAATCTGTAAACACCTTTCACCTGTTGTTGGATCTGGTATAACATAATTATTAATTTTAACAAAATATTTGTAATAAACTGCTTCTTTATCTTCGTACTCATACAGTATAGAAATCATATCTGACAACCCATTTGCAATATTTCGAACTTCTGCACGACGAACAGATGATAGATATGCAGGTATTCCAATAGCTATTAATATAGCAATTATAACTATTACAATTATCATTTCACTAAGAGAAAATCCCCTACATTTCATCACTACAATCCCTTTCTTCATGTCTCACATTATTTTTTACAACATAAGCCGCTGCTGCCAGCGCAGCAATTATATCTACTTCAAATTGAATTTCTAATTCTTTTAATTTCACAAACATCTTACCATCTTCAGTCACACAATACCGAGGTGGAAGCCTATTCAAAGCCAATGCCATTACATCGGCTTTGCATTTTTCGCATTTGCAAACACCCAATTCATCATTTATCTTCTCGTAGTATTTTTGAACAAGTTCCTCCATCAGATTTTTTATAACATACATCATAACTCTACCTCACTATTATTAGCTGATAGTAAAGATCAGCAATCCTTTCACCTGCCACTGTTGACACAAATATGCCAGTTGATATAAACGGACCAAACGGAATCTCCCTCTTTTTCTTGTTTCCCTTTAAAATGCTTTGAATAAACTTCAAACCTAAAACATATAAAAATGCTATAAAAAATGCAACGAAATTGCACACAATTGCCTGTCTTATTGTAAATCCTACACCTCCTGCCATCAAAAGCAAAACATCCCCTAACCCCATTGCATAACCACGGGTAAATAAGTATATAAGCCCTACCAAAAGCGCATTTAAAATTGGTCCAAGCACCACAAACGTCATTGAGGTTTTTGAAACCCCTTTTAAACTCACCTCAAACCCAAACTTTAAAATGGCAAGCAAAAGAATACTTGTTACGCACATCTCGTAAGTTTTGAAATCTACAACTGAAATGTATATCAGGATACAGCCTATCAAAAATAATAAAAAAGCTGATACACTCAAACCATACACTCTTGCGCTTGCTATTGCAAGCAAACAACACACAGTTTCAACAGCCGGGTATAAAGGTGAAATTGGACTTTTGCAATACCTGCACTTCCCTTTCAGGATAATAAAGCTTAAGACAGGGATTAAATCAAACCATCTTATCCTTTTTCCACAATTTGGACAATGACTCGAGGGGAATATAATTGATTCCCCTCGAGGTATTCTGTATATGCATACATTCAGGAAGCTACCAATAACCAATCCCAACGTTCCCACTATTGCCTCTAACATCTTTAGTATACTCCTTCAAAATGAAATAAAGATTACAAACAATTAACATATATTACTTGTAGTTTGGATCTGGAGACGGATAGAGCTCCACAATAGTACCAGAAGAATTTTCAGCACCTATTCTCAATACTTGATTAGTCCCATCATATTTATAATAAAAATCTCCATTTTTTAATTTTGTCTTTGGAAGTCCACTGCCCAAGTAATCTACTATACCGTTACCAGTGCTAACAGGGACTTTATTTTCTATTTTCACCCAGTCAGTTGTATCATTCAACACATTTCCCTCTGAAACCCACTGCTGAATAGCTGTTGCAATATTCTTTGCATTTGCCTTATCAGCCTCAATTTTTGACTTGTTTATCTGTTTTAATACTTGAGGTACCGCAATTGCAATCAAGATTGCAATTATCGCAACAACTATAACCATCTCAATTAATGTAAAACCTTTGTGCTTGCTGTTAACCTGCTTTACAAGCCAAGCCATCATCTTTCAAATCGCCTCCTCTTGTTTTTTAAATTTTTAGTAACCAGGATCAACATTTGGAAAAAGCTCATAAAAGTTTGTTCCATCACCACTATAAACTCTTAGCACACTATCAAGTTTATAGTAGAAATAGTAGGAACGCCGGTAAACTGGTTTTGGCACGCCTCCTGAAATATAATCGCTGAGCTTTATACTATATGGAGGACTTAAACTTACAACATCTGAGTCAATTTTGTGAAAATTGTTATCAGGTATCAGCACATTTAAACTTTTCCCGCTATCTTCCTCGAAAAGGTAAAACGCATATGCAATATGCCTTGCATTTTGTATATCGGCTGACTTTCTTGCCTTATTTATATTCTTTAAAACCTGGGGAACGGCTATAGCAATAATCACACCCAGGATAGCAACCACTACCACCACCTCAATTAAGGTAAATCCTTTTCTTTTCAATTTAATTTCCCCTGCCTTTTTATACATCTTTAAGTTTTTTTTACGCACCAACGCTTCCATACAATTTGAATATCGGCAAGATTATTGAAGCCAGCAAGAAACCAACCATGATAGCAAGCAACACAATCATTATTGGCTCAAATATTGATGTTAGCCTTGTTACCTGATTTTCAACTTCATTCTCATAGTAATCTGCTGCTTTGTTAAGCATGTATTCCAAATTACCACTTTCTTCCCCGGTTCTTATCATAATTTCAACAAGCCTTGGGAAAATCCCCACCTCAGCAATAGGATAACTCAAACCCTCTCCCCTCTGTACCCTTTCGATAACTTCTTCAAACTTCTTCTCAACAAATACATTTGTCATGACATTTTTTGTTGTCTCAAGAGCTATCACTATACTAACACCAGCTGCTGTCATCGTGCCAAGCGTTCTTGTAAACCTTGTTACAATTTGCCCAAGGATAATCTTACCTATGACTGGAATTTGAAGTTTGAACTTATCAATATAAAATCCACCTTTGTCGGTTTTTCTAATTACATTGTAAGCTACCACTAACAAAATGCATACTATTATTATTAAAATAAAATTGTTTCTCATAAAATTGGAGCTGGAGATTATGAACCTTGTGGTTGCAGGCAGTTCAACATTAAGTTCGCTAAAAATCCCTACAAAAGTGGGTACAACAAATGTAAGCATTATTATCAATACACCTATTGCTACAAGAATAACAATTGCCGGGTATATCAAGGCATTTATAATTTTCTGACGTAATTTTAACTCTTTTTCAAAGTGGGTAGCCATCCTGTCAAGTGCCTGATCAACAGAACCTGACATCTCACCAGCTTCAATCATGTTTACCAAAATTGATGGAAAACATTCAGCTTTTTCTGCCAACGCTCTCGACAACATTGACCCACTTTGCACTTTCTTATGTATATCCTCTAATACCTTTCCAAAATATCTGTCTTTAAACTGCTCAGCAATGACATCTAATGCACTTACCATTGGTATACCCGCCATAAGCATTGTTGCAAACTGGCGACAAAACACTGCTAAGTCTTTTATAGGTATCTTTTTTCGCAACTGAACTGATATATCTTTCTGCCATACTCCTTTTTCTCTCAAGTCTATTATATACAGCTGACGTCTCTTAAGACTTTCTGCTGCAAGCTCAATTGTGTCTGCCAATATTGTCCCCTCAACATTTTTACCATTGCTATCTACCGCTTTGTAAACAAACTCTGGCATTCCCCACTACTCTCCTTAACACACCAAATTTATTAGTCACACTACGCAAACCTAAAAGCATTTGGAAAACTTATGCACTGAGCAGTCTTTGCATAAAATCAAAGTCAGTAGCATAGTTGAACGCATCTTCACGGGTAATAAACCCTCGTTTGTACAAGTCTATGAGTGACTGCTCCATTGTTATCATGCCCTGTCGCTGATGCGTCTGAATAATTGATTGAATCTGATACGTTTTAGCCTCCCTAATGAGGTTTCTTATGGCCGGATTTACTATCATTACCTCTGTTGCAACAACCCTGCCTTTACCATCACGACGGGTCAAAAGCTGCTGAGACACTACTCCCTGCAAAACAGTTGATAGCTGAATTCTTATCTGCTGCTGTTGATACGGTGGAAAAACGTCAATGATACGGTCTATTGTCTTTGCCGCTCCAATTGTGTGAAGTGTGGAAAACACTAGGTGTCCTGTTTCAGCAGCTGTTAAAGCTATTGCAATTGTCTCCAAATCTCTCATCTCACCAACAAGGATTACGTCAGGATCTTCTCTCAAAGCCGCCCTCAGCGCGTCTGCAAAGCTGAGCGTGTCACTACCTATCTCTCTTTGATTGATAATACTCTTGTTGTGTCTATGCAAATACTCTATTGGATCCTCTAATGTGATTATATGCACATCTCTTTCTTTGTTGATTATGTCAATCAGCGATGCTAGTGTTGTTGACTTACCCGAACCGGTTGGACCTGTAACTAAAACAAGCCCTTTATTCAATTTTGTAAATTCTTTCAAAACTGGTGGAAGACCAAGTGTCTCAAATGGTGGTATATTTACTGGAATTATTCTAAAAGCTATAGAATATGACCCTCTTTGTTTATAAACATTTACTCTAAATCTGCTTACACCTTTTATGCCGTAAGAAAAGTCTATCTCACCTTTCTGCTCAAGAATTTTAAACTGGTTTTCGTTGGTGATCTGTCGCACGAACTCCTCCACCATCTCAGGGGTCAGAATTGAATCATCTGTCCGTACTAATCTGCCGTGTATTCGATAAATTGGAGGAACACCTGGTGTAATATGTATATCTGAAGCCTCCTTGAGAAATGCTTCTTTGAGAATTGAATTAATATCCATGAGTATTTGCTTCCTCCTTCCCCTAATCTCCCCTCTTGTACTTACTCATAATACTATTCAAGTGCGTAAGTAATCTTCAGATATTCTTCAACTGATGTAATTCCATTCAAAACTCTCTCTCTGCAAGCTTGTCGCAGTGTCTTCATCCCCTGTTTGACAGCAAGTTCCTTTATTTCCTCACTGCTGACATCTTTTTTGTTTATAAGTTTTCTCAACTCTTTTGTCACAATCAGAATTTCATATACACCTGTTCTACCATAGTAACCTTTTCTATCACATATATGACATCCTCTCTTTCTGTATAATTTTACATTCTCATCTTGCTTTATGTCAAGAAGAATTTTTTCTTCCTCTGATGGCTCATAAGGCTCTTTACAATATGAACACAGTTTTCTTACCAATCTCTGTGATATTACCCCTACCAACGACGAGCTTATCAAAAAGTTTTCTATCCCCATGTCAACCAACCTTGTAATTGCACTTGCTGCATCATTTGTATGAATGGTTGACAACACTAAATGTCCTGTAATAGCAGCCCTGATTGCCATGTCAGCTGTCTCTCTGTCTCGGATCTCACCAATCATAATTATATCTGGGTCCTGTCGCAAGATTGATCTCAGCGCCGCTGCAAATGTTAGCCCTGCTTTGGTATTGACCTCTACTTGATTAATACCTTCTATGGTACTTTCGACAGGATCCTCAACAGTTATTATGTTGCGTGTTCCTGTATTAAGTTCGTTTAAAATAGTATAAAGCGTAGTAGATTTACCACTACCGGTAGGACCACATACCAAGATTATTCCATGTGGCGCAGCAATCAGCTTGTTAAATTTCTCTTCGTCCTCTTCAGTCAAGCCAAGCTCAGCTTTAGAACGCACAAATGCACTTTTGTCTATTACACGCACAACTATCTTTTCACCATAAACACATGGTAAAGAGGAGATTCTCATGTCATATATTTTATCCGAAAAAATGTAAGTCGTTCGCCCATCCTGGGGTATTCTCTTTTCCGCAATGTCCATATTACCTATAATTTTAATTCTTGCCACCAATGATGATAATATCCCAATATCTAACTTCAACACATCATACAATACACCATCTATTCTGTATCTCACTTTTATCTCGTTCTCAAACGGTTCAATATGAATGTCGCTTGCACGCGATGTAATAGCTTGTTCAAAAATCGAATTGACAAGCCTTACAATAGGTCCTTCAGTTCCATCTTCCAAACCAAGTTGGAATCGAGGAGTAATAGTAGCTCTTTTGGCTTGGCTGTCCTTTTCGCTACTTTCTTTTTGCAACTCTTCAGCTGCTTTTAAAGCTTCTTGCTTACCATAGAATCTTTCAATTGCACGTTTAATATCGGATGCCTTGGCAATTCGTGGTCGCACTCTTCTGCCTGAATAAATCTCAATATCCTCCATTGCAAATATGTTGAGAGGATCAGCCATTGCTACAATTAAGTTACCATCTTCGTCAAAACTTACTGGCAAAACGGTATGCCTTCGTGCAATTGACTCAGAAATCATTTCAACAGCCTTAGGATCAATTGGATATACATCTAATTTTATGTGAGGTATCCCTAACTGAAATTCTAAAATCTCTATTAGCTCATCTTCTGTTATATAGCCTTTCTCAACCAGTATCTCGCCTAATTTTTTATTGGTCTGCTTTTGAATTTTAAGTGCTTCTTCCAGTTGCTGAGGTGTAATTATCTTTGCCTCTACTAAAACATCTCCAATTCTCTTTCTTTCACTTGGCAAAATAATCTCCCCTCTTTTTCTTAATTTCTTTCTGCTTCTAACTCTCTCCCCACAAAATCGTTTCTCTTTGTATTTACTTTTATTATTACGTCATTATTGCTGATTTCTGACTCAAATGTCATGTTCAATTTGTATAAAACGTAAATTTTCCAAACTGTTTGATTTATGTCTTGCTCAACTGCAGTATATAAAACATTTTCTGAGTTAAATTTGATGGAATTAGAAGTTAGAAAAGCTGCATTCTGTGGTACTATTACAATCAGTAAACCATTGTCTTCAAATTTCAAGACTTGCACTTTATCACTTTCAACATTTTGTATTTTAATATATTCATCTTCTATTAAAATTTCACAGTGTTTCACCTCAAAAGTAAGTTTTATAACATTGTTTTCTGCGATTATTTGCCACAATGCATAAGCATGTTCTATGGATAAGACAAGCACTTTTTCGTTAATTATATAGTCGATATTTCTAATAATTCTCCTTGATTCGGTATTCCAAACAATATTTTTATCCTTAGTTAATACTTCTCCTAACAAGATTTCAAGTCTACCGTCAATTTTTTCAATCTTCTGAGGTTTAATTCCTCCTCTGTTAAAATACAAACTAACATGTACCAGTTCATCACTTTGTTCATTAACTTCAACCTTTTCAAGAACAGGGCATTTTTCTATTACAAATAATATGTTACTCTCTTTCCTTTCTAAAGAGTATCTAATCTCGTCAGTAGTATCAATTAATAGTTTATAACCATTTTCCTGAACTACTTGATACCTTTTGACAATCCCGGTTTGTAAATACTTGATCCCTTTTTCTATATAAATATCTCTCCTGTTCACTTTAACAACCAACATGTTATTTTCTTCATTTTTTTCAATATCTATATCATCATAATTTATCAAAGGCAATTCAAATACAACCATATAATCTTCAATAACTGGAGTAAATGTTACAACTTGTGCCTCAAACTCAACAATTATATCTGAATTTTCCAACCTTACATCAAAATCCTCTGCTTTACTAAAAATATTTATTACAACATCTTCCTCCTGCTCATAAAACTCTATACGTTCAATACAGCCCTCTCTGAACTCAACTATTGGCTGTTCAATGTTGCACAATGAAGCAGTTAAAACTCTTATTGTAACAGCACCTTTTTCTTTGTCCCTTTCTGCAATATATTTTATTTCTCCTTCACCCTTGAGAGTTAAAAATGCCTTAGGACCACTTCCTTCATATTCAAATGCTTTGATTTTATTCAACTTTTTATATGGAATAACAAATAGATTTGTCGAATTTTTATCATTCGACAACGCAACTTCAATTTTGCTTTTGCTTTTGAGAACAATTGTTCCTATATATTTCATCCCTGTTTTCTCTACTTTTATGGAACTAAATGTATTATATTCTTCTTTGTCTAAAATAGGGTCTTTCAATAAAATTACATATTTGTTATTAACTTGAAACTCGATTGTGTTTTGAATCTGGTTATGGTTAATTTCAATTTCTTCAGGAAGTATGTTTTGAAATACAATGCATTCCTGAAACACATTATAGAGTATAAAAGCTTTTTTAGGCTTTATCGAAATAAATGTCTTGCCTTTTTCTTTTACTACTGAAATTCTTTTTACTGGTGAATAAATAACAAGATACGATTGCCCCTTCTCCCTTTCTTCAACTATTTTAAGGCTTTCAAGATACTCCTCTTCAAATTCAAAGTTTTTCTCAAGTAACGACTTTGATACATTATAACCTTGCAAATATACATAAGCAACACCATTCTCTGCATCATGTTCTAACACTACAGGTACACTATTTGAGTTTGTCACAAGTTCTATTAATGTTTCCTGTTCAGAATGATGTACTACCACATCTTTCAAAATATTTACTTCCACAAATTTTATTCCAACCGATGTTCTTCCTTCAATAATTTCATATCTTGCTTCCTTATATAAAACAATTTTCACATCATATCCGTTTGCACTCTTCTCTACTGTATATCTGTCTACTATTAAATCTTCTACTTTAGTTTCTCCCTCGTTATATACAACATCCTTAGTGGATATTCTAATGATGTATTCTTTCTCGGAAACAGTATCTACTTGAATATTAGAAGGTAGCACATTATCTATCATTATGAATTTGTTATTTTTATTGTAAGAAATAACTCCTTTGCTCTTTTTGAAAATTATCGATATCTTTCCTTCCCTTTCACGTATATCAAATTTTTTAGCTTTAGTAAAAATCATAACGTATGCATTCTCATTTATTTCCTTTACTTCAACTTTCTCGATAAGACTATTCTCAAATATATATTCATGTTTGACACTCGACAATACAAAACATTCTTCGAGAGTAACTATTATTCCATTCCCTAATTTCATTCTACCTACATTGTAAGCTAATTCTTTATTTATACAAATTGAAAGAATATCTTCTCCACCCTTCTGCTCAAATTCTATATTAGTTACAACACCAACTTCTAACTCCTCACCTTTGTCTTCGTCGTAAAAAACACCTGTAGTACTTCCTTCTTTTTCATCCTCAAGAAACTCATCTGACACACCTACCTCTGTCTCTATCAAATCTGAAACTGTTTCGCTGATTTCTTGCTGATTATTTGTTTCATTTCTTTTTTCTGAGAGATCTTGGGTCAATTCTGAAGTATTTAAATTTTCAGTTGTATCAATTTTACTTTTACTATCTTTACTTTCAACTTTTGCAAATTTATCTATTTTAGCAACTTCTTCATTTTTGCTTTCATTCTCTACACCAAGTGTTTCAATTCTTGCTTGACTTAATTCTTTCTGACTTATACTTTTCTCGTCAGTCATATTTCTTTCAATTTGAGACAACGCTTGAATATTTTTTTCTACTTTCTTCAGAACCTCTTCAACTTTTTCACGGGAAAATGGTTTTGTGATATAATTTGTTGCTCCAACTTTCATCGCCTCTTTTACAACCTCATGATTACTAATTGCTGTAATCATTACAACCTGCGTAGAGGATGAAAT
The sequence above is drawn from the Caldicellulosiruptor bescii DSM 6725 genome and encodes:
- the pilM gene encoding type IV pilus biogenesis protein PilM; translation: MSEKVVVEIGKNYIRVVEGKYHNEVIEIDRFFEKNLDDNIIREDIKVDDVLLQIELRSFFNQNKVGKKNVNVIFSGISNILIRELEMPYVTDDKVYNMICHEARQYFPINIDNYVLDYKQLRIFDEGKIKKQKVLIVGVHRFLIEGVINAFRNSGIKISKIDIEPNSIVKLFKIERKLNKQTDDNSYLIANITRNGVSTSVVANNELCATKLFPLVQLEEMFKENSEQSYDYEFSYIEDLISESIIKFYDFVRTREEPITNIKKVYLTGEVCQHIDISDILKKRINMDVELVSGFKSIKKIGTQEKSVMFSYVTVFSGLI
- a CDS encoding prepilin-type N-terminal cleavage/methylation domain-containing protein, whose amino-acid sequence is MRFNLEIKSITKLKGLTLVELIIAVVIVAIILGAIYSFFIQNFKVAQENINIARIEGEAKRLNDQVKQWLSMSDQSTIKYMVVGTTKQVIMDVYQNDLPALTARPDFRIKLIYDSNSRSISIEKIYLTSSSGSSVPSPAAFIFLNGLVERFDCVYVSDLKIVIEYEVVINKRGANRITRVYKVEHVFRNF
- a CDS encoding prepilin-type N-terminal cleavage/methylation domain-containing protein codes for the protein MKCRGFSLSEMIIVIVIIAILIAIGIPAYLSSVRRAEVRNIANGLSDMISILYEYEDKEAVYYKYFVKINNYVIPDPTTGERCLQIQLIKYVGGTETVLKELKSKAVELNSDIIVTGAGAVATYLYYDKNGTLWRFSGSPGLRANESHYQNANKELVVQIRGATSGYQKRVIIKALPPGSVEVK
- a CDS encoding late competence development ComFB family protein produces the protein MYVIKNLMEELVQKYYEKINDELGVCKCEKCKADVMALALNRLPPRYCVTEDGKMFVKLKELEIQFEVDIIAALAAAAYVVKNNVRHEERDCSDEM
- a CDS encoding prepilin peptidase; translated protein: MLEAIVGTLGLVIGSFLNVCIYRIPRGESIIFPSSHCPNCGKRIRWFDLIPVLSFIILKGKCRYCKSPISPLYPAVETVCCLLAIASARVYGLSVSAFLLFLIGCILIYISVVDFKTYEMCVTSILLLAILKFGFEVSLKGVSKTSMTFVVLGPILNALLVGLIYLFTRGYAMGLGDVLLLMAGGVGFTIRQAIVCNFVAFFIAFLYVLGLKFIQSILKGNKKKREIPFGPFISTGIFVSTVAGERIADLYYQLIIVR
- a CDS encoding prepilin-type N-terminal cleavage/methylation domain-containing protein, with protein sequence MMAWLVKQVNSKHKGFTLIEMVIVVAIIAILIAIAVPQVLKQINKSKIEADKANAKNIATAIQQWVSEGNVLNDTTDWVKIENKVPVSTGNGIVDYLGSGLPKTKLKNGDFYYKYDGTNQVLRIGAENSSGTIVELYPSPDPNYK
- a CDS encoding type II secretion system protein — encoded protein: MKRKGFTLIEVVVVVAILGVIIAIAVPQVLKNINKARKSADIQNARHIAYAFYLFEEDSGKSLNVLIPDNNFHKIDSDVVSLSPPYSIKLSDYISGGVPKPVYRRSYYFYYKLDSVLRVYSGDGTNFYELFPNVDPGY
- a CDS encoding type II secretion system F family protein, with translation MPEFVYKAVDSNGKNVEGTILADTIELAAESLKRRQLYIIDLREKGVWQKDISVQLRKKIPIKDLAVFCRQFATMLMAGIPMVSALDVIAEQFKDRYFGKVLEDIHKKVQSGSMLSRALAEKAECFPSILVNMIEAGEMSGSVDQALDRMATHFEKELKLRQKIINALIYPAIVILVAIGVLIIMLTFVVPTFVGIFSELNVELPATTRFIISSSNFMRNNFILIIIVCILLVVAYNVIRKTDKGGFYIDKFKLQIPVIGKIILGQIVTRFTRTLGTMTAAGVSIVIALETTKNVMTNVFVEKKFEEVIERVQRGEGLSYPIAEVGIFPRLVEIMIRTGEESGNLEYMLNKAADYYENEVENQVTRLTSIFEPIMIVLLAIMVGFLLASIILPIFKLYGSVGA
- a CDS encoding type IV pilus twitching motility protein PilT, which encodes MDINSILKEAFLKEASDIHITPGVPPIYRIHGRLVRTDDSILTPEMVEEFVRQITNENQFKILEQKGEIDFSYGIKGVSRFRVNVYKQRGSYSIAFRIIPVNIPPFETLGLPPVLKEFTKLNKGLVLVTGPTGSGKSTTLASLIDIINKERDVHIITLEDPIEYLHRHNKSIINQREIGSDTLSFADALRAALREDPDVILVGEMRDLETIAIALTAAETGHLVFSTLHTIGAAKTIDRIIDVFPPYQQQQIRIQLSTVLQGVVSQQLLTRRDGKGRVVATEVMIVNPAIRNLIREAKTYQIQSIIQTHQRQGMITMEQSLIDLYKRGFITREDAFNYATDFDFMQRLLSA
- a CDS encoding GspE/PulE family protein — encoded protein: MPSERKRIGDVLVEAKIITPQQLEEALKIQKQTNKKLGEILVEKGYITEDELIEILEFQLGIPHIKLDVYPIDPKAVEMISESIARRHTVLPVSFDEDGNLIVAMADPLNIFAMEDIEIYSGRRVRPRIAKASDIKRAIERFYGKQEALKAAEELQKESSEKDSQAKRATITPRFQLGLEDGTEGPIVRLVNSIFEQAITSRASDIHIEPFENEIKVRYRIDGVLYDVLKLDIGILSSLVARIKIIGNMDIAEKRIPQDGRTTYIFSDKIYDMRISSLPCVYGEKIVVRVIDKSAFVRSKAELGLTEEDEEKFNKLIAAPHGIILVCGPTGSGKSTTLYTILNELNTGTRNIITVEDPVESTIEGINQVEVNTKAGLTFAAALRSILRQDPDIIMIGEIRDRETADMAIRAAITGHLVLSTIHTNDAASAITRLVDMGIENFLISSSLVGVISQRLVRKLCSYCKEPYEPSEEEKILLDIKQDENVKLYRKRGCHICDRKGYYGRTGVYEILIVTKELRKLINKKDVSSEEIKELAVKQGMKTLRQACRERVLNGITSVEEYLKITYALE
- a CDS encoding response regulator, which codes for MKILIVDDAVFIRKVLRGILQELGEEVVGEASSGNEALRMVKEYRPDVVTLDITLPDMSGLELLKKIKEISSSTQVVMITAISNHEVVKEAMKVGATNYITKPFSREKVEEVLKKVEKNIQALSQIERNMTDEKSISQKELSQARIETLGVENESKNEEVAKIDKFAKVESKDSKSKIDTTENLNTSELTQDLSEKRNETNNQQEISETVSDLIETEVGVSDEFLEDEKEGSTTGVFYDEDKGEELEVGVVTNIEFEQKGGEDILSICINKELAYNVGRMKLGNGIIVTLEECFVLSSVKHEYIFENSLIEKVEVKEINENAYVMIFTKAKKFDIREREGKISIIFKKSKGVISYNKNNKFIMIDNVLPSNIQVDTVSEKEYIIRISTKDVVYNEGETKVEDLIVDRYTVEKSANGYDVKIVLYKEARYEIIEGRTSVGIKFVEVNILKDVVVHHSEQETLIELVTNSNSVPVVLEHDAENGVAYVYLQGYNVSKSLLEKNFEFEEEYLESLKIVEEREKGQSYLVIYSPVKRISVVKEKGKTFISIKPKKAFILYNVFQECIVFQNILPEEIEINHNQIQNTIEFQVNNKYVILLKDPILDKEEYNTFSSIKVEKTGMKYIGTIVLKSKSKIEVALSNDKNSTNLFVIPYKKLNKIKAFEYEGSGPKAFLTLKGEGEIKYIAERDKEKGAVTIRVLTASLCNIEQPIVEFREGCIERIEFYEQEEDVVINIFSKAEDFDVRLENSDIIVEFEAQVVTFTPVIEDYMVVFELPLINYDDIDIEKNEENNMLVVKVNRRDIYIEKGIKYLQTGIVKRYQVVQENGYKLLIDTTDEIRYSLERKESNILFVIEKCPVLEKVEVNEQSDELVHVSLYFNRGGIKPQKIEKIDGRLEILLGEVLTKDKNIVWNTESRRIIRNIDYIINEKVLVLSIEHAYALWQIIAENNVIKLTFEVKHCEILIEDEYIKIQNVESDKVQVLKFEDNGLLIVIVPQNAAFLTSNSIKFNSENVLYTAVEQDINQTVWKIYVLYKLNMTFESEISNNDVIIKVNTKRNDFVGRELEAERN